In Halovulum dunhuangense, one genomic interval encodes:
- a CDS encoding ATP12 family chaperone protein, whose protein sequence is MNWTTRRRFWTTVAPVPSEDGWTVVLDARPLRTPAKAPLILPSAPLAEAIAAEWDSQREEIRPQDMPLTRAANSAIDKVRPARAAVVTMLAEYGGSDLLCYRADGPEGLVARQCERWDRWIGWAEAELSAPLTLVQGVMHCEQPEASLSRLQDAVAAHDAFELAALHDLVTLSGSLVLGLAVSRGVLDPQEAWRLSRLDEDWQAELWGEDAEAARAAAEREAAFLSAKMFLDLVRATD, encoded by the coding sequence ATGAACTGGACGACCCGCCGCAGGTTCTGGACAACCGTCGCCCCGGTTCCGTCCGAGGATGGCTGGACGGTGGTACTTGATGCGCGCCCGCTGCGCACGCCGGCCAAGGCGCCGCTGATCCTGCCCTCCGCCCCGCTGGCAGAGGCGATCGCCGCTGAGTGGGACAGCCAGCGCGAAGAGATCCGCCCGCAGGACATGCCACTGACCCGCGCGGCCAATTCGGCCATCGACAAGGTGCGTCCGGCCCGTGCCGCCGTGGTCACGATGCTGGCGGAATATGGCGGCTCTGATCTTCTGTGCTACCGTGCCGACGGACCCGAAGGGCTTGTCGCCCGGCAGTGCGAGCGATGGGACCGTTGGATAGGCTGGGCCGAGGCAGAGCTTTCTGCGCCGCTGACGCTGGTACAGGGGGTCATGCACTGCGAACAGCCCGAGGCAAGCCTGTCGCGGCTTCAGGATGCGGTGGCGGCACATGACGCGTTCGAACTGGCTGCCCTGCACGATCTGGTGACGCTTTCGGGATCGCTCGTGCTTGGACTGGCGGTCAGCCGGGGCGTGCTCGATCCGCAGGAGGCGTGGCGCCTGAGTCGCCTCGATGAGGACTGGCAGGCGGAGCTGTGGGGCGAGGATGCCGAGGCCGCCAGAGCCGCCGCCGAACGCGAAGCCGCCTTTCTGTCCGCGAAAATGTTCCTGGACCTGGTGCGCGCGACCGACTGA
- a CDS encoding amino acid ABC transporter permease gives MSAISDETEQSFRLSMLLYDTRYRSLTIQVIASIVIMLSLSWLVWNTIQNLQSLGKDFNFGFLTQRAGYDINQRLVEYSSESTHGRAALVGILNTILVAVLGCALATVLGVIAGVLRLSKNWIVARLMGVYVEAFRNVPLLLWILLIFAIMSESMPQPRDFREGGDASMLFGSIAITNRGIYIPTLEWGAGSNILVAVFIASIGGIWAFRRYARKRQEATGEILPVLWVSLGLLILPSALFYFILGRPVSVLYPELGGFNFSGGVHLRNSLIALWLALSLYTGAFIAEIVRGGILAISKGQTEAAFALGLRPGRTMRLVILPQALRVIIPPLISQYLNLTKNSSLAIAVGYMDVRSTLGGITINQTGRELEGMLLLGGFYLVLSLVISGAMNVYNSSVKLKER, from the coding sequence ATGTCCGCTATTTCCGACGAGACGGAACAGTCCTTCCGTCTGAGCATGCTGCTTTACGATACGCGCTATCGTTCGCTCACCATCCAGGTGATCGCCTCGATCGTCATCATGCTTTCCCTGTCGTGGCTGGTCTGGAACACGATCCAGAACCTTCAGTCGCTGGGCAAGGACTTCAACTTCGGATTTTTGACCCAGCGCGCCGGCTACGACATCAACCAGCGCCTGGTCGAATACAGCTCTGAAAGCACGCATGGCCGCGCGGCGCTCGTCGGGATCCTGAACACCATCCTCGTGGCGGTGCTAGGCTGCGCGCTGGCGACCGTGCTGGGCGTCATCGCCGGTGTCCTGCGCCTGTCCAAGAACTGGATCGTGGCGCGGCTGATGGGCGTCTATGTCGAGGCCTTCCGCAACGTGCCCCTGCTGCTGTGGATCCTGCTGATCTTCGCGATCATGTCCGAATCCATGCCGCAGCCCCGCGATTTCCGCGAGGGGGGCGATGCGTCGATGCTGTTCGGCTCCATCGCCATCACCAACCGCGGAATCTATATTCCCACGCTCGAATGGGGGGCCGGCTCGAACATCCTTGTCGCGGTGTTCATCGCATCGATCGGCGGCATCTGGGCCTTTCGCCGCTACGCCCGCAAGCGGCAGGAAGCAACGGGCGAGATACTGCCCGTGCTCTGGGTGTCGCTCGGCCTGCTGATCCTGCCCTCTGCGCTGTTCTACTTCATCCTCGGGCGGCCCGTTTCGGTGCTGTACCCGGAACTCGGCGGCTTCAACTTCAGCGGCGGTGTCCACCTGCGTAACTCGCTGATCGCGCTGTGGCTGGCGCTTTCGCTCTATACCGGGGCCTTCATCGCCGAGATCGTCCGCGGTGGCATCCTCGCCATTTCCAAGGGGCAGACCGAGGCGGCCTTTGCGTTGGGCCTGCGACCGGGGCGCACCATGCGCCTGGTGATCCTGCCGCAGGCGCTGCGGGTCATCATTCCACCGCTTATCTCTCAATATCTGAACCTGACGAAGAACTCCTCGCTCGCCATCGCGGTCGGTTACATGGATGTCCGCTCGACACTCGGGGGCATCACCATCAACCAGACCGGCCGGGAACTGGAGGGGATGCTGCTACTGGGTGGCTTCTACCTCGTGCTCAGCCTCGTCATCTCGGGGGCGATGAACGTCTACAATTCCTCCGTCAAGCTGAAGGAGCGGTGA
- a CDS encoding amino acid ABC transporter substrate-binding protein yields MKKIAFAGALAAASVAGGTAGAATLDDVRAADSLKCGVNTGLVGFAAPDANGVWGGFDVAVCRAVAAAVLGDATKVEFVPTTGQTRFTALASGEVDVLSRNTTWTFSRDVDLKFTFTGVNYYDGQGFMVRKDLGVSSATELDGATVCIQTGTTTELNLADYFRANNMSYEPVPIETNAEGQQQYLAGACDAYTTDVSGLAATRATFEDADAHMLLPEIVSKEPLGPLVRHGDDQWADIVRWTLNALIAAEEYGVTSANLEQMAAGTNNPEINRLLGTEGDLGAMLGLDKDWAKRAIAAGGNYGEIFAATIGEGTPIGLARGLNAQWTQGGLLYAPPFR; encoded by the coding sequence ATGAAGAAGATTGCATTCGCTGGCGCACTGGCTGCCGCCTCCGTTGCAGGTGGCACTGCCGGTGCGGCCACGCTCGATGACGTACGGGCTGCCGACAGCCTGAAATGTGGTGTGAATACCGGTCTGGTCGGCTTCGCGGCCCCCGATGCTAACGGCGTGTGGGGCGGCTTTGACGTCGCGGTATGCCGTGCCGTCGCTGCTGCCGTGCTGGGGGATGCGACCAAGGTCGAATTCGTCCCGACCACCGGGCAGACCCGCTTCACCGCCCTCGCCTCCGGCGAGGTGGATGTCCTGTCGCGCAACACGACCTGGACCTTCTCGCGCGATGTGGACCTGAAGTTCACCTTCACCGGCGTCAACTACTACGACGGTCAGGGCTTCATGGTGCGCAAGGATCTGGGCGTCAGCTCGGCGACCGAGCTTGATGGCGCCACCGTCTGCATCCAGACCGGCACCACGACCGAGCTCAACCTGGCCGACTACTTCCGCGCCAACAACATGAGCTACGAGCCGGTCCCGATCGAGACCAATGCCGAGGGCCAGCAGCAGTATCTGGCCGGCGCCTGCGACGCCTACACCACCGACGTGTCGGGCCTGGCCGCGACCCGCGCCACCTTCGAGGATGCGGATGCGCACATGCTGCTGCCCGAGATCGTGTCCAAGGAGCCGCTTGGCCCGCTCGTGCGCCACGGTGACGATCAGTGGGCGGATATCGTGCGCTGGACGCTGAACGCCCTGATCGCCGCCGAAGAGTACGGCGTGACCTCGGCCAACCTCGAGCAGATGGCCGCCGGAACCAACAACCCGGAAATCAACCGTCTGCTGGGCACCGAGGGCGATCTGGGCGCGATGCTCGGCCTCGACAAGGACTGGGCCAAGCGCGCGATCGCGGCCGGCGGCAACTATGGCGAGATCTTTGCCGCCACCATCGGCGAGGGCACCCCGATCGGTCTGGCGCGTGGTCTGAACGCGCAGTGGACCCAGGGCGGGCTGCTCTACGCGCCGCCGTTCCGCTGA